In Natronomonas halophila, one DNA window encodes the following:
- a CDS encoding complex I subunit 5 family protein codes for METLVIAPMLVAFGIAAVALLTRGRWRLQQGATVAGTAVYAVLIGALVYRTVFAPDATGAVAYQVGGWPAPFGITLVVDALSAFMLSMTAIVAFFAAAVSVYFIDRRNQQVYYHPVFGFLLLGVTGAFLTGDLFNLFVWFEVMLMASYVFVAFYGNAQHTAAAARYVVLNVLGGVFMLLSVGGLYATVGTLNMADMAVVLAEPSAVETAPVVGFSALILATFALKAGLVPFQFWVPSAYRAAPLPIAAMLAGVTKKVGIYAIIRLYFTVFADASLSAPFFGGDSPLAFLAPVLLVMAAASVLVGGIGAVSRSHLDSLLAYSSIGQVGFIAAPVAVAAAATSDSARRLALVAALVYALHHALTKSLLFFSAAVIRDTAGTTKIADLGGLAERSSTFAAAFFVGSLSLVGIPPLVGFFGKFLVFEAAIVRIAADTTVASVGLLAVLLAGAFLTLVYSTRVWTECFWGAPTEAVDTDPVDTRLVALVATLAGLVVLVGVGFEPVYTFADAAAEAALDTDAYVDAVDPGGDNA; via the coding sequence ATGGAGACGCTCGTCATCGCGCCGATGCTCGTTGCGTTCGGCATCGCCGCCGTCGCGCTCCTGACGCGGGGCCGCTGGCGCCTCCAGCAGGGCGCGACCGTCGCCGGCACCGCAGTCTATGCCGTCCTCATCGGCGCACTGGTCTACCGGACGGTCTTCGCGCCCGATGCGACCGGCGCGGTCGCCTATCAGGTCGGCGGTTGGCCCGCACCCTTCGGTATCACGCTCGTCGTCGACGCCCTGTCGGCGTTCATGCTGTCGATGACGGCCATCGTCGCCTTCTTTGCGGCCGCCGTCTCCGTCTACTTCATCGACCGTCGCAACCAGCAGGTCTACTACCACCCCGTCTTCGGCTTCCTGCTTTTGGGCGTCACGGGTGCCTTCCTGACGGGTGACCTCTTCAACCTCTTCGTGTGGTTCGAGGTGATGCTGATGGCGAGTTACGTCTTCGTCGCCTTCTACGGCAACGCCCAGCACACCGCGGCGGCGGCCCGCTACGTCGTGTTGAACGTCCTCGGCGGCGTCTTCATGCTGCTGTCGGTCGGCGGCCTCTACGCGACGGTCGGCACGCTCAACATGGCCGATATGGCCGTCGTACTGGCCGAACCCTCGGCCGTCGAGACGGCGCCGGTCGTCGGCTTCTCGGCGCTCATCCTCGCCACCTTCGCGCTGAAGGCCGGGCTCGTTCCCTTCCAGTTCTGGGTGCCGTCGGCCTATCGCGCGGCGCCGCTGCCCATCGCGGCCATGCTCGCCGGCGTGACCAAGAAGGTCGGTATCTACGCCATCATCCGCCTGTATTTCACCGTCTTCGCGGACGCCTCGCTGTCCGCGCCCTTCTTCGGCGGCGACTCGCCGCTTGCCTTCCTCGCGCCGGTGCTGCTGGTCATGGCCGCCGCCAGCGTTCTGGTCGGCGGCATCGGCGCGGTGAGTCGGAGCCACCTCGACAGTCTGCTGGCCTACTCCAGCATCGGCCAGGTCGGCTTCATCGCCGCGCCGGTCGCCGTCGCCGCCGCGGCGACCAGCGACTCCGCCCGACGCCTCGCGCTCGTGGCCGCGCTCGTCTACGCGCTTCATCACGCCCTCACGAAGAGCCTGCTCTTCTTCTCGGCGGCGGTCATCCGAGATACGGCGGGGACGACGAAAATCGCTGACCTCGGCGGACTGGCCGAACGCTCCTCGACGTTCGCGGCGGCCTTCTTCGTCGGCAGCCTCTCGCTCGTCGGCATCCCGCCGCTGGTCGGCTTCTTCGGCAAGTTCCTCGTCTTCGAGGCGGCCATCGTCCGAATAGCGGCCGACACGACGGTCGCGTCGGTCGGCCTGCTGGCCGTCCTACTGGCGGGGGCGTTCCTGACGCTCGTCTACTCGACGCGCGTCTGGACCGAGTGTTTCTGGGGGGCGCCGACCGAAGCGGTCGATACCGACCCCGTCGATACCCGACTGGTCGCGCTCGTGGCGACGCTGGCGGGACTGGTCGTCCTCGTCGGCGTCGGCTTCGAGCCCGTATACACGTTCGCCGACGCTGCCGCGGAGGCGGCCCTCGATACCGACGCCTACGTCGACGCGGTCGACCCCGGAGGTGACAACGCATGA
- the mnhG gene encoding monovalent cation/H(+) antiporter subunit G — translation MVALETARHLTVAALAVVGVFFLTVGTIGLIRFPNVYNRMHATSKPTTLGTAAVFVAGFVHFGPGGAGLTSLVGILFLFLTVPTGAHMISRAAQKAGVPFLGGVTWPSKDGENERETVEEEPEE, via the coding sequence ATGGTCGCACTCGAAACGGCGCGGCATCTGACCGTCGCAGCGCTGGCCGTGGTCGGCGTCTTCTTCCTCACGGTGGGGACTATCGGCCTGATTCGCTTCCCGAACGTCTACAACCGGATGCACGCGACGAGCAAGCCGACGACGCTGGGAACGGCCGCCGTCTTCGTCGCCGGGTTCGTCCACTTCGGGCCGGGGGGTGCCGGCCTCACGTCGCTTGTCGGCATCCTCTTTCTGTTCCTGACGGTGCCGACCGGCGCCCACATGATTTCGCGGGCCGCCCAGAAGGCGGGCGTACCCTTCCTCGGCGGCGTCACGTGGCCGAGCAAAGATGGCGAAAACGAGCGGGAGACGGTCGAGGAAGAACCCGAGGAGTAG
- the thrC gene encoding threonine synthase — protein MADLALPDDPAAPDVATDGVWLHCIECGEQFAPFEDIIYTCSDCGGLLEARYDRYPTFDDFDGSGVWRYNAALPFEEGVTLPEGDTPLHRVPRLEEEIGVENLRIKHEGMNPTGSFKDRGMTVGVRVAEELGVGRLACASTGNTSAALAAYGARADLQTLVLLPAGKVAAGKIAQASLHGARILEVDGNFDSCLDIVQDLADRGEAYLLNSLNPFRLEGQKTIGLEILEEFHADYGRFPDRIVLPVGNAGNTAALYKCFREMVAAGELDESEVPKLTGVQAEGAAPMVEAIAEGAEDTRRWEDVETIATAIRIGNPVNAPKALPGIRETNGTAVAVSDEEITDAQRTLAGEGVGVEPASAASVAGLRKLREQGVIEDDENVVCLTTGHLLKDPDAAAAAGADPEPVANGTEAVLEHLAGE, from the coding sequence ATGGCTGACCTCGCGCTTCCCGACGACCCCGCGGCGCCGGACGTGGCAACCGACGGCGTCTGGCTCCACTGCATCGAATGCGGCGAGCAGTTCGCCCCCTTCGAGGACATCATCTACACCTGTAGCGACTGCGGCGGCCTGCTGGAGGCCCGCTACGACCGCTATCCCACCTTCGATGACTTCGACGGGTCGGGCGTCTGGCGGTACAACGCTGCCCTGCCCTTCGAGGAGGGCGTCACCCTCCCCGAGGGCGATACGCCGCTCCATCGCGTGCCCCGCCTCGAAGAGGAGATCGGCGTCGAGAACCTCCGCATCAAACACGAGGGGATGAACCCCACCGGCTCGTTCAAGGACCGCGGCATGACCGTCGGCGTTCGCGTCGCCGAGGAACTCGGCGTCGGCCGTCTGGCCTGTGCCTCGACGGGCAACACCTCCGCGGCGCTTGCGGCCTACGGCGCGCGTGCGGACCTCCAAACGCTCGTTCTCCTGCCCGCGGGTAAGGTCGCGGCCGGAAAAATCGCCCAGGCCAGCCTCCACGGCGCGCGTATCCTCGAAGTCGACGGCAACTTCGATTCCTGCCTCGACATCGTCCAGGACCTCGCGGACCGCGGGGAGGCCTACCTGCTCAACTCGCTGAACCCCTTCCGTCTGGAGGGACAGAAGACAATCGGCCTCGAAATCCTCGAGGAGTTCCACGCCGACTACGGCCGGTTCCCGGACCGCATCGTCCTCCCCGTCGGCAACGCCGGCAACACGGCCGCCCTCTACAAGTGCTTCCGCGAGATGGTCGCTGCGGGCGAACTCGACGAAAGCGAGGTGCCCAAACTCACCGGCGTACAGGCCGAAGGCGCCGCGCCGATGGTCGAAGCCATCGCGGAGGGCGCCGAGGACACCCGCCGCTGGGAGGACGTCGAAACCATCGCGACCGCCATCCGCATCGGCAACCCCGTCAACGCGCCGAAGGCCCTTCCGGGCATCCGCGAGACGAACGGCACCGCCGTCGCCGTCTCCGACGAGGAAATCACCGACGCCCAGCGCACGCTGGCCGGCGAGGGCGTCGGCGTCGAACCCGCCTCCGCCGCCTCCGTTGCGGGCCTCCGGAAACTCCGCGAGCAGGGCGTCATCGAGGACGACGAGAACGTGGTCTGCCTGACGACGGGCCACCTGCTGAAGGACCCCGACGCCGCCGCCGCAGCCGGCGCCGACCCCGAACCGGTCGCGAACGGCACCGAGGCCGTGCTGGAGCACCTCGCCGGCGAATAG
- a CDS encoding Na+/H+ antiporter subunit E translates to MTTRRWLVAGTLFGVLWVFVQGAAPTLKGLLGTFVVGLAVGMPVAYVFRRLYEERVDLARTFTIVPYIAFYIAAFSKEIIVANVDVAYRTLVPWTAIEPQVILVPLRVETDLGITTIANSITITPGTVTMDHDPDENALYVHAIDGRDVDAIVDPIRDWEDYALRIFDERLDPGDEAPEIRVHPPDYPPEPKNAADPMEHLANRGEETEVERTDDR, encoded by the coding sequence ATCACGACGCGGCGGTGGCTGGTCGCCGGGACGCTGTTCGGCGTCCTGTGGGTATTCGTTCAGGGCGCAGCGCCGACCCTGAAGGGACTTCTGGGTACCTTCGTCGTCGGCCTCGCGGTCGGGATGCCCGTCGCCTACGTCTTCCGGCGACTCTACGAGGAGCGGGTCGACCTCGCCCGGACGTTCACTATCGTCCCGTACATCGCCTTTTATATCGCCGCCTTCAGCAAGGAGATCATCGTCGCGAACGTCGACGTCGCCTACCGGACGCTCGTGCCGTGGACGGCCATCGAACCGCAAGTCATCCTCGTCCCGCTGCGGGTCGAGACCGACCTCGGCATCACCACCATCGCTAACAGTATCACCATCACGCCGGGGACGGTGACGATGGACCACGACCCCGACGAGAACGCCCTCTACGTCCACGCTATCGACGGCCGGGACGTCGACGCCATCGTCGACCCGATACGCGACTGGGAGGACTACGCGCTCCGCATCTTCGACGAGCGTCTCGACCCCGGCGACGAGGCCCCCGAGATTCGGGTCCATCCGCCGGATTACCCGCCGGAGCCGAAAAACGCCGCCGACCCGATGGAACACCTCGCCAACCGGGGCGAGGAAACGGAGGTGGAGCGCACCGATGACCGGTGA
- a CDS encoding monovalent cation/H+ antiporter complex subunit F, translated as MTGETLAGAVIDGAIVVTAALCLVCGYRVIRGPTVPDRVVALDAIATNVVAIAVLFALKTDRGLFVTVSLVLAIIGFLSTVTVAKYVTEGDIITRRE; from the coding sequence ATGACCGGTGAGACGCTCGCAGGCGCCGTCATCGACGGCGCTATCGTCGTGACCGCGGCGCTGTGTCTGGTCTGCGGCTACCGGGTCATCCGCGGGCCGACGGTACCGGACCGCGTCGTCGCGCTGGACGCCATCGCGACGAACGTGGTCGCCATCGCCGTCCTCTTCGCGCTGAAGACCGACCGCGGCCTCTTCGTGACCGTCAGCCTCGTGTTGGCCATCATCGGCTTCCTCTCGACGGTCACGGTCGCGAAGTACGTCACCGAAGGCGACATCATCACCCGACGGGAGTAA
- a CDS encoding MnhB domain-containing protein codes for MTTTIMRTTARVVVPIVLVVALSLFLQGHNDPGGGFIGGVLTVAAFALVYVAYGLDYLEVGVLGREVDPGTGILQHRTVEAYRRLFVLGVLLAFVSGVVPMLFGEPFLTQTYTYVHGVPLYGEVELASALVFDIGIFCVVVGGLLAVLSVVGAE; via the coding sequence ATGACGACGACGATTATGCGGACGACGGCGCGGGTCGTCGTCCCCATCGTGCTCGTGGTCGCCCTCTCGCTGTTCCTGCAGGGCCACAACGACCCCGGCGGCGGTTTCATCGGTGGCGTCCTGACGGTGGCGGCCTTCGCGCTGGTGTACGTCGCCTACGGCCTCGATTATCTGGAGGTCGGCGTCCTCGGCCGCGAGGTCGACCCCGGGACCGGCATCCTCCAGCACCGGACCGTCGAGGCCTACCGCCGCCTGTTCGTTCTCGGCGTCCTCCTCGCGTTCGTCAGCGGCGTCGTCCCGATGCTGTTCGGCGAACCGTTCCTCACCCAGACCTACACCTACGTCCACGGCGTGCCGCTGTACGGCGAGGTGGAACTGGCGTCGGCGCTGGTCTTCGATATCGGCATCTTCTGTGTCGTCGTCGGGGGCCTGCTGGCGGTGCTTTCGGTGGTGGGCGCCGAATGA
- a CDS encoding sodium:proton antiporter, translating to MTVGIAAAVGALFALGTFLLLRDDIIHVVWGVAVISQAANVYLITMGGIREGTSDTVPVLGTRYAPFPATADPLVQALVLTAIVISFGMTAFALVLSYRAYQENESMDLREWE from the coding sequence ATGACGGTCGGCATCGCGGCGGCAGTCGGCGCCCTCTTCGCACTCGGGACCTTCCTGCTGCTCCGAGACGACATCATCCACGTCGTCTGGGGCGTGGCCGTCATCTCGCAGGCGGCGAACGTCTACCTCATCACGATGGGCGGGATCCGGGAGGGCACGAGCGACACCGTGCCCGTCCTCGGGACCCGCTATGCGCCGTTTCCGGCGACCGCCGACCCGCTGGTGCAGGCGCTCGTGTTGACCGCCATCGTCATCAGTTTCGGCATGACCGCCTTCGCGCTCGTGTTGTCGTATCGCGCCTATCAGGAAAACGAGAGTATGGACCTCAGGGAGTGGGAATAG